The Podarcis raffonei isolate rPodRaf1 chromosome 18, rPodRaf1.pri, whole genome shotgun sequence genome includes the window ACATGCTctgtgcagaatattttttttcttgctttccccctctaaaaactaggtgcgtcttatggagtgaaaaatacggggtGTATGTatatgccgtattttttgctctataaagcAACACTTTTTCCCTagtaaaaagtaaggggaaatgtgtgtgtgtcctatggagtgaatgcaggctgcgcgggtatcccagaagccagaacagcaagagggattgctgctctgGCTTAGCTGCgcggagccttcatcctgctgccctgaggTCAAGGCTTCGTGGGGCTACccctggcttttgcaggaggtttaagtgtatatgtgtgtatatagcaGTAGGAGGCTTGTTACAGTGGAATTGACAAATCTATTGCTCAAGGAGTGACTTGAACCCAAGatgaagagtcttgtgctcttcCAGCTTGAGTTAAACTCAACagggcaaaaaaaacaacaacagaaacgaGTATTTTTCCCCACTGTCTTGCTTTAATTCTTGTATTTCTTCTCCTCCAGCGGCTGACCAAACACACCAAGTTTGTCCGCGACATGATCCGGGAAGTGTGTGGCTTCGCCCCCTACGAGAGGCGCGCGATGGAGCTTCTCAAGGTCTCCAAAGACAAGCGAGCTCTGAAGTTCATCAAGAAAAGGGTGAGTGCTCTGAaactgggcaggggtggggagcctgaagggttatactcgagtataagctgacccACCTAATTTTAGAACAAAAAAGTGGGAAAacttgactcgagtataagccaggTCACCCCACCACAAAGCTGGTGGTGGCGGAAGGACAAGCAGCCCGGAAGGAGCAGTTCCTCTCCTCTGCTTGCaagagcggaggaggaggaatgagcaGCCGAGAGGGCTTCTTTTGGGCCGCTCCTTCCTCTGCCACTTGCAAAGAGCAGGCCTGGGAGGCATGGGTGGGAGAGGTGCAGTGCAGCACCCCTCCCAGCCGCAGCTCCTGTCCTGCCCTTGCGAGAGGTGGGCGGACCAGCGGtgagaaagggctccttttgggctgcttgtcCTGCCACTGCCGCCTCACTCCAGTATAAGCAGAGGGTGGCTTTGTCAGCATAAAACATGTGCTGACAAAGTCGGCTTATACTagagtataccgtattttttgctctataggacgcactttttcccctcccaaaatgaaggggaaatgtgtgtgcgtcctatggagcaaatgcaggctccttggcttcagcgatagcaatgtgaagcctctgaagcgctccccccccacgctccggaggctttgcgttgcttttgctgaagcccgGAGAGCGAGACtgcaccccttcagtgaagcaggaggggctctgtttctcctgccactgAAGGGGTGAGAGTAGCCGCCTTGCACCCGAGTCCCCCCTCCCGCAtttattccgggggggggggttttgcACGTGTGCCCCCCAAGTGCACACAATGTCCAGAGCAGAGCCTCCCGAACTTGGACTCtttcagctacaattcccatcatcccttctgggtaggggagaagttgcggggctggattcccccccccccctgactGCTTCTTTTTTGCTTCCGCAGGTGGGCACGCACATCCGCGccaagaggaagagggaggagctGAGCAACGTCCTGGCGGCCATGAGGAAAGCAGCCGCCAAGAAGGACTAGCGGCTCcctgttcccccaccccaaaaagaaagTACCCAATAAACTTATTTCAAAGAAATAAATCTGGAAGCGTCATCTGTggggattaccatatttttcgctctagaaGACGCCACAGCTCTTGCTcgcttttccaggaggtgggagaagggactgaggggctgccctccATCCCTTCTCCCCCCTGCCTAAAAAgctggcttcccagcaaagcgGGATGGGGGACAAAAGGGGCTCCCTTCCACCCCTCATCCTGcttcgctgggaagccagcagaacaagaggcgctcctgctctgctggcttcagcgaaaACTGCGCAGCGTGCATTCACTCCCTAAGACGCacaaaaaagtgtgtcttacagagcgaaaaatacggtaagccgagggggggaaaggtggaaCCTCTGTTGTCGAATGCTTTGGAAGCTGAAAAATTTGGTTCTGTTTTCAAATCACTTTTGGAAGTCGGCCTCGGTTGACGCCAATTTTTGGTTGCCAGACAGTCTTCCAGAacacgttcgacaaccgaggttccgcTGCATAGCCTTACCCTGCAAACTTCTCTCTAGCAGCTGCCTTCGTGCGATGCGCAACTCTTCCCCGCTTGCGTCTGCCGCCCGTTGCCATTTCAACACATTCCGCAGGACTTCTTTGCGTTGGAAATTTCAAAGGCTTTTTAATTGGTTCATAATTCACATCCTTTGGTGTGCAGCACATCTCGTGGCAACGGAGGCATAATTGGAGGGTGGCCCACTCTGTCCATCTCTTTCCCCTGGACCCAGGGCCGGAGCTCAGACACGGCGGCGTCAGGAGGAACAAAGGCAGCGAGAGCCCAGGCGCTCAGTCTCCTCCCTGGGCATCGCGCTTTGGGAAAACAATGTCAAAGATCTCCTTGTAGTGCTCGACGAAATGCACTTCCAGTCCTTCCGTGATGAAGTCGGCAAGGTCGCAGAAGTCCTTCTTGTTCTCCAGAGGGAGGATCATGCAGGAGACCCCGGCTCGCTTGGCCTAGGAGGGCATGGAGAAAGGCACAGTTAATGCGGATTGAGCAAAAAAACATTTACACCGCTTGGTTGGAGGAAATGGCAATGCCCCAAAAAACTCAGAGCGGTTTGCAAAAGAATAAAATCAAGGAaagttaactacagtggtaccttggtttaagaacagcttcgtttatgaacaacttggattaagaaggCTGCCTTGTGAACTTTGGCTTGGAAacagaacatgttccacttcctgttgagtgtaaattgagccccccactgctatgggaaagcacgcattggtttaagaatggaattccagaacagattaagttcgtacaccaaggtaccactgtattttaaacacACTGAAAAGTAATCAAAATTGACAACAAGCTAAAAACCAggttaaaacacacattttaatctgaaaaatggggcagggcaggtctcagggtggttcacagaataaaatcaagatataaaaccacagaatacctaataaaaaaacaacaacccaatagcaacccctccccaaaaaaacacattttaaaagggcatcggagGTTTGGTTGGCTCCTGTCCCGGGATAGCTCATTCGGTATGgagcttgagactcttaatctcggggctgtgggttcgagccccatgttggtcaaaaagattcctgcattgcaaggggttgggctggatgagcctttgggtcccttcccaaCGCTACCATTCTTTGGGATAAGAAATGGTAGCCTAATAGAGAAATGCTACAGGTACGCAGAATGGAGAACGGTTGGCAGAGTTGATGTGCAGGATCAATCCCCAATCCCTGCCTGGAAGACGTGCTGCAGTTCTGCTCCCCGACTTACCGCAATGGTCTTCTCCTTGATTCCTCCGACGGGAAGGATCTTGCCCGTCAGAGACACCTCCCCGGTCATGGCCACGTTCTGCCTCGCGGGCTGCCCCATCGCCAGGGACAGCAAGGCCGTCACGATCGTGCAGCCGGCGCTGGGCCCGTCCTTCGGGGTGGCTCCCTacgcacagagagagagggagaggcaaggCTTAGTCTGCGCAGATCAGAGACCAGGAACCCCCACTCAGTAATAATAACAGAGAGGGTGGGGGAATCTTGCCGCCTTCAAACTCAGAGTggggcatgctctggttatctcccgcttggactactgccatgcgctctacgtggcgctaccttggaaggtgacccagaaactgcaactaatccaaaatggggcagccagactggggactgggagtggagaccacataaccccggtcttgaaagacctacactggctcccaggacgtttccgagcacaattcaaagtgttggtgctgaccttgaaagccctaaatggcccagtaggagcgtctccaccccggacactaaagtccagctctgagggtcttctggcagttccctccatacagggaaccaggcagagggtcttctcggtggtggcaccctcccatcagatgtcaaggaaataaacaactatctgacttttagaagacatccgaaggcagattacctgtttagggaagtttttaatgactgatgttttattgcattcttaatctcttgttggaagccacccagagtgtctggggaaacccaggcaggtgggtggggtataaataatacattatttttattaatttcctgACTCAAAAGCTTGAGAGAGCAAAAAACAGCAACCTTGGAGCCACCAGCAAAAAGTGCTTTGTGAGGACTAGAAAGCTTAACGACTGTTTgtttggggtgggagaaggaggaagagggaacCCTGAACAGCACCCCATCCTGCCTCTTTCCTACCTCCGGGACGTGCAGGTGGAGGTGAGACGTCACCAGGAAGTCGTTGCCAGGATCCCTCTCCATCAGGAAGGCCCGGGCGAAGGTGTAGGCGATCTTGGCGCTCTCCTTCATGACGTCGCCCAGCTGCCCGGTCACCTCCAGGGAGCCCTCCTTGCTCTCTCGGTCCTTGGGGCGGCGGAGGGAGGTCTCGACAAACAAGGTGGAGCCGCctgggaggggaaaagggggcGAGACATTCAGGGggaccttggttcccaaacgccaaaaacacAGAAGAGCTGGGGACCCAACCAGAGGGGCCAGTCACACCTCAAAACCTCCAGCGCCCCAGATATAACGCCACCTCTTTTatgaatacagtgggaccttggttctcaaacacgaAAATCCGGAAGTAAGAGTTCCGTTTTCCGGCTGTCGACTATtatttctggggcgcctgcagcAATCAGAATCCACGCCTcggtttctgaacatttcggaagtcaaacagattttCGGAATGGATAAAGTTtggccaggggtcagcagccttttccagcagggggccggtcccctgtccttcagaccttgtgagggaccggactatattttggaaaaaaagtatgaacaaattcctatgccccacaaataacccagagatgcgttttaaataaaaggacacattctaatcatgtaaaagcacgctgagaaggcgattgagccgcaaatggcccccaggccttagtttgcctcgcCATGAGTCTGGCACTTTGCTTTTTGCTCTTTatttagcatttttgtttttgaggcatttccagttaatttgtttttgtgacactGTGGAACTCACGTTTACCTACTGATAGACTGCAACtggggaaatggataaaagccccccatccaaacactgACCATCATCAGTGCAGCTAAGAAAAGAGTTTAATCTtcattttatcatctacaatactgtcttatttattttatagtacagtacattgattcttgctttcgttttatggctcagtggtctcattagatagcaaAGTTCATGTTCAGTTGCTGTCTTAGGGCTTGTTTTtggaagtctggaacggattaatccgttttgcgttCCTTTCTATGGCAAAGcgctccttggttttggaacggacttccgggtttttggtgttcgagaaccaaggtaccactgtattgggaattgTATTGTCATTT containing:
- the RPL36 gene encoding 60S ribosomal protein L36; amino-acid sequence: MAIRYPMAVGLNKGHKVTKNVVKPRQCRRRGRLTKHTKFVRDMIREVCGFAPYERRAMELLKVSKDKRALKFIKKRVGTHIRAKRKREELSNVLAAMRKAAAKKD